In the genome of Vicia villosa cultivar HV-30 ecotype Madison, WI linkage group LG7, Vvil1.0, whole genome shotgun sequence, one region contains:
- the LOC131621075 gene encoding abscisic acid and environmental stress-inducible protein-like, which produces MDSKIAFLILGLLAMVLLISSQVSARDLTETSTNTKDEVVEKSNELNDAKYYGGGYNHGGGGYNGGGGGYNHGGGGYNGGGGGYNHGGGGGGYNGGGGGYNHGGGGYNGGGGGYNHGGGGYNGGGGGYNHGGGGGYGGGHGGSSDNGN; this is translated from the exons ATGGATTCCAAAATCGCATTCCTCATCCTTGGTCTATTGGCCATGGTTCTTCTAATTTCCTCACAAGTGTCAGCTAGGGACTTAACCGAGACTTCAACTAATACCAAAGATG AGGTGGTGGAAAAGTCAAATGAATTAAATGATGCCAAATATTACGGTGGAGGCTACAACCATGGCGGCGGCGGTTATAATGGTGGTGGAGGAGGCTACAACCATGGTGGTGGTGGATACAATGGTGGCGGAGGAGGCTACAAccatggtggtggtggtggtggatacAATGGTGGTGGAGGAGGATACAACCATGGAGGTGGTGGATACAATGGTGGCGGAGGAGGATACAACCATGGAGGTGGTGGTTACAATGGTGGCGGAGGAGGATACAACCATGGCGGTGGTGGTGGTTATGGAGGTGGACATGGTGGTAGTTCCGACAATGGTAACTGA